From the Candidatus Bathyarchaeota archaeon genome, the window ATTTCTCGGATCTTAAAACTTCAAGAAAAATCTTAACTGATCTCTTCTCAAGACTTTGATTATTTATTAAGAAATCATAATTCTCATTCATAATTGGAAGGAAACCTAAATGGTAAGCTTCTGCAACTGTTTTAATTCCAATGCCTACATCAGCTTTATCTTGATTGATAGCTGCAGCAACAGCCGAATGAGATTTTGCTTCTATGTGATATCCCTCTATTTGTGATACCAAATTTTTTAAATCCAATTTCATTTGTTTAGCCAAATCATCTAGGTGCTTATCAATCAAAATTCTAGTCCCAGAACCTATATTTCTATTTACAAAAGATACATTTTTTTCAATGAGGTCATTGAAAGATTTTATTCCTTTTGGATTTCCTTTTTTAAAGATAAATCCTTGTTCGCGAGTGTACCCTCTTATCAGAAC encodes:
- a CDS encoding molybdopterin biosynthesis protein, producing EENEQVKFFPFTKNFKPADVVFIGSHCLGLDRLISLMRSRDKSIKVKSIYIGSLGGLNSIKKSEADIAGIHILDESSKQYNKSILERHKLSDKAVLIRGYTREQGFIFKKGNPKGIKSFNDLIEKNVSFVNRNIGSGTRILIDKHLDDLAKQMKLDLKNLVSQIEGYHIEAKSHSAVAAAINQDKADVGIGIKTVAEAYHLGFLPIMNENYDFLINNQSLEKRSVKIFLEVLRSEKFKEVMIKEFNGLEPMENTGRIINS